A stretch of the Candidatus Zixiibacteriota bacterium genome encodes the following:
- a CDS encoding GNAT family N-acetyltransferase, translating into MIIEFFRKLWRFGKTVAGHVLNGEFALGVHAISGVLPRWLLRFNKGTLLYTGHFEFSGRLNPDIRTKLADSSDIDEINRISGVRKDHIRQMMASGAVCYMGRLEDGSFSSIAWSAFNKCFVRGLGYARDFGPTGHYTFGLYTLPETRKKGLNMALFSESVKHANAKGFSDLFSIVEFTNRYALNFHLKCGYRPLSQITYLKIFCLRLTADYDILAGKSSLKLFLREPRGDVTVI; encoded by the coding sequence ATGATAATTGAGTTCTTCAGAAAGCTGTGGCGCTTTGGGAAAACAGTAGCAGGCCACGTTCTCAATGGGGAGTTTGCGCTCGGAGTGCACGCTATCTCTGGTGTGCTGCCGAGATGGTTGCTACGATTTAATAAGGGGACGCTTCTATACACCGGGCATTTTGAATTCAGCGGCCGACTGAACCCTGACATACGAACAAAACTGGCCGACTCATCGGATATCGATGAAATTAATCGGATTAGCGGTGTGCGCAAAGATCACATTCGACAAATGATGGCATCCGGGGCCGTCTGTTATATGGGAAGGCTTGAGGATGGTTCATTTTCGTCAATTGCCTGGTCGGCCTTCAATAAGTGTTTTGTTAGAGGGTTGGGATATGCCCGTGATTTTGGACCGACCGGACACTATACTTTTGGTTTGTACACTCTGCCGGAGACGCGAAAAAAGGGGCTCAACATGGCCCTGTTCTCAGAAAGCGTGAAACATGCTAACGCGAAAGGATTCAGTGACCTGTTCTCAATAGTGGAATTTACCAATCGGTATGCTCTTAACTTTCATTTGAAGTGCGGCTATAGACCTCTGTCCCAAATTACGTACCTTAAGATATTTTGTCTGAGATTGACCGCGGACTACGATATCCTGGCTGGTAAATCGTCCCTTAAACTGTTTTTGAGGGAGCCGCGGGGAGACGTTACTGTAATTTGA
- a CDS encoding GNAT family N-acetyltransferase, whose amino-acid sequence MYQEISVKCVRDIDQLETYAAAWDELTARCPEQLPQSSHAWVSTFLKYRLKPEQRWCCLIALQGTQFVGVLPVIISHRKLMGFSCTELRTPGDSHTRSVALLAAPENEAQVVRAIISSLDAVDPKWSWLYMERIPVLSPAVKCLYSGGGNGLGYHELANLGAFLPTVGVYADYRKSLKPKWRSNLTNYSNRLSSYENVRYECGEVQSTGVDGLSRFLEVENANWKGREGSAIAKIPDLVEFYMALADRLSRRGWLQLHFLVAEGKTIAGAFDIKCGRSLFGHKMGYDENYSKCSPGNILLECVLRHAFESPQIDRMELISDPPWAQNWNVQKREFHHVWFYRKRAVPLLLGYFPRIVRRKLRQISFLRAAVRYVRRLIDRPAA is encoded by the coding sequence ATGTATCAGGAAATAAGCGTAAAGTGTGTTCGGGATATTGATCAACTCGAAACTTACGCAGCGGCGTGGGATGAACTGACTGCCCGTTGCCCTGAACAACTCCCGCAGAGTTCTCACGCCTGGGTGTCGACTTTTTTGAAATATCGTCTTAAACCTGAGCAAAGATGGTGCTGTCTGATAGCTCTTCAGGGGACACAATTTGTGGGGGTCCTGCCCGTTATTATCAGCCATCGCAAGCTGATGGGTTTTTCCTGTACGGAACTTCGTACACCCGGCGACAGCCATACGCGTTCGGTGGCCCTGTTGGCAGCGCCGGAAAACGAGGCTCAGGTGGTCAGGGCCATCATCTCTTCACTCGACGCGGTCGACCCCAAATGGTCCTGGCTCTATATGGAACGGATACCCGTTTTGTCTCCGGCGGTAAAATGTCTTTATAGCGGTGGCGGCAATGGGCTGGGCTACCATGAACTCGCCAACCTGGGTGCGTTTCTGCCGACAGTGGGCGTATACGCGGATTACCGAAAGAGTCTCAAGCCAAAATGGAGAAGTAATTTGACCAATTACTCCAACCGGTTGAGCTCTTACGAAAATGTTCGCTACGAGTGCGGTGAGGTACAATCGACGGGTGTCGACGGCCTATCGAGATTCTTAGAAGTCGAGAATGCTAACTGGAAAGGACGTGAAGGTTCGGCAATCGCAAAAATACCCGACCTTGTGGAGTTCTACATGGCTCTCGCGGACCGGCTTTCACGGCGTGGTTGGCTTCAGTTACACTTCCTTGTTGCCGAAGGCAAAACAATTGCTGGTGCGTTTGATATCAAATGCGGAAGATCTCTTTTCGGGCATAAGATGGGATACGACGAGAACTATTCGAAATGCTCTCCAGGGAATATACTTCTTGAGTGTGTTCTGAGGCACGCGTTCGAATCGCCACAGATCGATCGAATGGAACTGATTAGCGACCCTCCCTGGGCTCAGAACTGGAATGTCCAGAAAAGAGAATTTCATCATGTGTGGTTCTACCGCAAGAGAGCGGTGCCTCTCTTGTTGGGATACTTTCCAAGGATTGTGCGCAGAAAACTTCGGCAGATTTCATTTCTGAGAGCGGCAGTGCGTTATGTCCGCAGACTAATAGATCGGCCAGCGGCGTAA
- a CDS encoding GNAT family N-acetyltransferase: protein MRFKLLTTFEEFLLLKEQWNRLVEATDVDHAFMKHEWFECWIKNLMPEGKLVVHTAWENDRLVAVAPLQIVWQSRKKIPLRILSFLRSSITPRSNFIIDNSIDSNAFFDSLFAIGGWDIAEFKAMEAGIPATAKFMDYVEKNLNFVTEDGLQSPFEVNETDWETYLKSKSKNYRKNYRNYLNRLQNEGEYKILKVENSSDFERWFESLVEVSGRSWKFAEKTDLKSMPQVADFYRDFSILTAESGLFVAYLLVIKEKLAAFSYYLRHRNRLVGIRWEYDEEYAYFMPGIVLHNYCLKDSIDSGQKWEYDLSGMVTEHKGRLAEQIRKHIDVTVGRPGLLGKLIMFFKRLPLSARTVKHDTAAS, encoded by the coding sequence TTGCGCTTCAAACTTTTAACGACATTCGAAGAGTTCCTCTTATTGAAGGAACAATGGAACCGGTTGGTCGAGGCGACAGATGTTGACCATGCGTTCATGAAGCACGAATGGTTCGAGTGCTGGATAAAAAACCTGATGCCAGAGGGAAAGCTGGTAGTTCACACAGCCTGGGAGAACGATAGACTGGTCGCGGTAGCCCCACTTCAAATAGTATGGCAGTCCAGAAAAAAGATACCACTGAGGATACTCTCATTTCTCAGATCCAGCATCACACCGAGGAGCAACTTTATCATCGATAACTCAATCGACTCGAACGCTTTTTTTGATTCCCTTTTCGCGATAGGGGGATGGGACATTGCCGAATTCAAAGCCATGGAGGCGGGGATTCCAGCAACTGCAAAATTCATGGATTACGTCGAAAAGAACCTCAATTTTGTTACGGAAGATGGCTTGCAGTCTCCTTTCGAAGTAAATGAAACCGATTGGGAGACATATCTGAAAAGCAAATCGAAAAATTACCGCAAGAACTATCGCAACTATCTCAATCGTCTGCAAAATGAGGGCGAGTACAAGATTTTGAAAGTCGAGAACTCCTCAGACTTCGAGCGGTGGTTTGAGTCGCTTGTCGAGGTTTCGGGCCGAAGCTGGAAGTTTGCGGAAAAGACCGATTTGAAATCGATGCCGCAGGTGGCTGATTTCTACCGCGACTTCAGCATTCTGACTGCGGAGAGTGGGTTGTTTGTTGCCTACCTGCTTGTTATCAAGGAAAAGCTCGCGGCTTTCTCCTATTATCTCAGGCATCGTAACCGGCTGGTGGGCATACGGTGGGAATACGATGAAGAGTACGCTTACTTCATGCCCGGCATTGTTCTGCACAATTACTGCCTCAAGGACTCCATCGACTCAGGACAAAAATGGGAGTATGACTTGAGCGGGATGGTGACGGAGCATAAGGGAAGACTGGCAGAACAGATCCGAAAACACATTGACGTAACTGTCGGCCGGCCCGGCCTCTTGGGTAAATTGATTATGTTTTTCAAAAGATTGCCCTTGTCCGCCAGAACGGTAAAGCATGACACCGCGGCGTCGTGA
- a CDS encoding T9SS type A sorting domain-containing protein: protein MNIAFCLKDRLARHRRFLIPLGLLLLILMPGRLLSQSVDSDGHLLVRWGPPPYGDNLDHYAWSYNINGVNDSVTGTSSSSVTQDNSVTLERPGDWAIFSIRAVSVYNDVSQAATSDTVSFMTVVGVDDPQGSDPELLPEDLRIKIYPNPVSNASMVLSWHVSRSDYYRIDIYDILGRKIKNVRRERMAIGDYNIRLEKDLPSGVYLAVIASDNDRRVVKFSVLR from the coding sequence ATGAATATTGCGTTTTGCCTGAAAGACAGATTAGCTCGTCACCGAAGATTCCTGATACCGCTCGGCCTGTTGCTTTTAATCCTGATGCCCGGGAGACTACTCTCCCAATCCGTCGATAGCGATGGTCATCTGTTGGTTCGGTGGGGGCCTCCTCCTTATGGTGATAATCTGGACCACTATGCGTGGTCATACAACATCAACGGCGTCAATGATTCAGTAACGGGAACTTCGTCTTCTTCTGTTACACAAGACAACTCTGTAACCCTTGAGCGGCCCGGCGATTGGGCAATATTTTCTATTAGAGCTGTGTCGGTCTATAATGACGTTTCACAGGCTGCTACCTCCGATACCGTTTCTTTTATGACGGTGGTTGGCGTTGATGATCCGCAAGGCAGTGACCCGGAGTTGTTGCCCGAAGACCTTCGGATAAAAATCTATCCGAATCCGGTCAGCAACGCGAGTATGGTACTAAGCTGGCACGTGAGCCGGTCTGACTATTATCGAATTGATATATATGATATACTTGGTAGAAAGATTAAAAACGTTCGTCGCGAGCGCATGGCGATCGGTGATTACAACATCCGCCTGGAAAAAGACCTGCCTTCGGGTGTCTATCTCGCCGTTATTGCTTCCGATAATGATCGCCGTGTCGTTAAGTTCTCCGTGCTTCGCTGA
- a CDS encoding phenylacetate--CoA ligase family protein, with translation MDLIKYLSATVFTPLYDLKEGRRVGRELKHLYKSQHWSAERIRDRQLAQLREMIDYAVAHSAFYRRAYGSAGVGATDITSLSDISKFPVLTKDDIRANLNDMVSDEYPPATLFAKRTGGSTGVPLRLYVDKEAMTLKLAATRRHNSWANYRTGDKLAAIWGDTDKKYSWKERLLNSLIYRTIYLDTLKLDEAYMLDFVARVKRFKPSVLMGHAHSLYVFSLFAEENGISDLPFQSIISTSEVLYDSERAKIEEVFGPIVFDRYGCEELSIVASECEKHEGLHINADGLYVEVIGGDEVNPGKLVITDLWNYGMPLIRYEVGDMATTIPAPCPCGRGLPRLGKVYGRTSDFLITPEGKMISGISILDTFTIHVPGVKQVQIVQDQIDELVFKVVKGPNFGDISIQTISEKVPTFFGRRMRHKIEIVETIPQTARGKYRFSICNVPLRGNRGN, from the coding sequence ATGGATCTGATTAAATATCTGTCCGCGACCGTCTTCACTCCTTTGTACGACCTCAAGGAGGGGCGCAGGGTGGGCCGCGAACTCAAACACCTTTACAAGAGTCAGCATTGGTCGGCCGAGCGAATTCGCGATCGGCAATTAGCCCAGTTGAGAGAGATGATTGATTATGCAGTAGCACACTCGGCATTTTATAGAAGGGCTTACGGTAGCGCCGGCGTTGGGGCAACTGACATAACGTCCCTGAGCGACATCAGCAAATTCCCGGTTCTAACAAAAGACGATATCAGGGCAAACCTGAATGACATGGTCTCCGACGAATACCCGCCCGCGACTCTCTTTGCCAAGCGCACCGGTGGCTCCACTGGAGTGCCACTGCGGCTGTACGTTGACAAGGAGGCGATGACACTTAAACTCGCCGCGACCAGAAGACATAACAGTTGGGCCAACTACCGAACCGGCGACAAACTCGCCGCCATCTGGGGTGATACCGACAAGAAATACTCATGGAAAGAGCGGTTGCTGAACAGTCTGATCTATCGGACTATTTACCTGGACACGCTCAAGCTGGACGAGGCTTACATGCTGGACTTTGTCGCAAGAGTAAAGAGATTTAAACCGTCGGTACTGATGGGACACGCCCATTCTCTGTATGTATTCTCGCTGTTTGCAGAGGAAAACGGTATTTCCGATCTGCCATTTCAAAGCATAATCTCGACATCGGAGGTTCTCTATGATTCCGAGCGCGCAAAGATCGAGGAGGTTTTTGGTCCAATAGTGTTCGATAGATATGGCTGTGAAGAACTGAGCATTGTTGCATCCGAGTGCGAAAAGCACGAGGGTCTTCACATAAACGCCGATGGGCTCTATGTCGAAGTGATAGGTGGCGATGAAGTTAACCCCGGAAAACTCGTAATAACGGATCTGTGGAATTATGGGATGCCGCTGATTAGATACGAGGTGGGGGATATGGCCACGACAATTCCAGCCCCGTGCCCCTGTGGACGAGGGTTGCCACGTCTGGGTAAAGTCTACGGACGCACCTCCGATTTTTTGATAACGCCAGAGGGCAAAATGATATCCGGAATCTCGATTCTGGACACGTTCACGATTCACGTCCCCGGCGTGAAACAAGTTCAGATAGTCCAGGACCAGATCGATGAACTCGTGTTCAAAGTTGTCAAAGGCCCCAATTTCGGCGATATTTCCATCCAGACGATCAGTGAGAAGGTCCCGACGTTTTTTGGTCGGCGGATGCGGCACAAAATCGAAATTGTTGAAACGATTCCACAGACTGCACGGGGTAAATACAGGTTTTCGATATGCAATGTTCCGTTGCGCGGCAATCGCGGGAACTGA
- a CDS encoding DUF362 domain-containing protein, with the protein MTERRTVVKLLGSLPLALYIESLSGCSSQEDDRVALPHTPATIFKSTGPDPAAITRRLLESLGGISALIDKDDIVVLKPNSQWWHQGMTNTDIMAEFITAVLEIPGFAGEIIIADNHQCKELNSRAWTTQDRNGRFNYNELVEYFNNRGFANVTKYHWNPAGPNPTPLQMDGFGNSVVSHPSEGDGYIWPRDLYYTCPHGNRCLLAYPVFTSSYSGVAIDLKSGAFKDGGYTGQPVKFINFSAMNHHSGYSGVTASVKNFMGVVDMSCGYPGPEPDGFYNTHHIGASGLFKFMSRHRHALRKMPYFNELYLHPSVFRFRYTGGVLGKFMASVRRADLNIITAIRIGWGSRVDKAMAAPTDTVLASTDPVALDWWAAKNILLPATFAANAGEWLLEKNDPEYPEGNFNQFLEECRREIGGTTDPNLMTVHEG; encoded by the coding sequence ATGACTGAACGCCGCACAGTTGTAAAATTACTTGGGTCGCTTCCGTTGGCGCTCTACATTGAATCGCTCTCAGGATGTTCGAGTCAGGAGGATGATCGCGTGGCTCTGCCTCATACGCCGGCAACAATATTCAAATCGACGGGACCGGACCCGGCGGCGATTACGCGCCGCCTGCTCGAATCCCTTGGGGGAATATCCGCTCTGATAGATAAGGATGATATCGTCGTCTTGAAACCGAACAGCCAGTGGTGGCACCAGGGCATGACGAATACCGATATTATGGCGGAATTCATCACCGCGGTACTCGAGATACCGGGATTCGCCGGAGAAATCATAATTGCCGATAACCACCAATGCAAAGAGTTGAATTCGCGCGCCTGGACTACTCAGGACCGCAACGGCCGGTTCAACTATAACGAACTGGTCGAATATTTTAACAATCGGGGCTTTGCCAACGTAACGAAATATCACTGGAACCCCGCCGGGCCCAACCCGACGCCGCTTCAGATGGATGGTTTCGGCAACAGCGTGGTCAGCCACCCCTCAGAAGGTGACGGTTACATATGGCCGCGCGATCTGTACTACACCTGTCCTCATGGAAATCGCTGCCTCCTCGCCTATCCGGTGTTCACTTCCTCTTACAGCGGCGTCGCGATAGACCTGAAAAGCGGGGCGTTCAAAGATGGCGGTTATACGGGGCAACCCGTGAAGTTCATCAACTTTTCGGCCATGAACCATCACTCCGGCTACTCCGGAGTTACGGCATCGGTCAAAAACTTCATGGGCGTTGTTGATATGAGTTGTGGCTACCCCGGGCCTGAGCCGGACGGATTCTACAACACCCATCACATAGGCGCCTCAGGGCTGTTCAAATTCATGTCCAGACACAGGCATGCTCTCAGAAAAATGCCTTACTTCAATGAGCTGTATCTTCATCCATCGGTCTTTCGTTTCCGCTACACCGGGGGAGTGCTGGGGAAATTCATGGCTTCGGTGCGAAGGGCGGACTTGAATATCATCACCGCTATTCGGATTGGCTGGGGTTCGCGGGTTGACAAGGCTATGGCGGCTCCGACCGATACGGTGCTGGCTTCGACCGATCCTGTCGCTCTGGACTGGTGGGCCGCAAAGAACATCCTGCTTCCGGCGACCTTCGCCGCCAACGCGGGAGAATGGCTTTTGGAAAAGAACGACCCTGAGTACCCCGAAGGCAATTTCAATCAGTTTCTCGAAGAATGCCGCCGAGAAATTGGCGGCACTACCGATCCGAATCTTATGACGGTACACGAAGGTTGA
- a CDS encoding polysaccharide deacetylase family protein: protein MNRQFFVKIFASAAYYLRLWPLLYALYPVFRRKRLLIVMTFHRIVPQSKTTVFMTNYDRGMDSVQYESLLRQLKRYFDFISLDDFIRYVKGEVKPAKHCALLTFDDADHDLVEFAVPILVQNNWPAVIFAPTAYIGTDNRFWHLKLTDMMSKIDDSQWQNLQSNKQVFPAELRFVLDKHKTFDESARQSIGREVIYSMSGLPDDKINEVVEKLLTIVEVQYSLDVRCMDWPQLGELEKNGVSIESHTVSHRKLEFLSDKEAFSELTDSRFAIEGNLKKTVRAFCYPAGSYNERTPKLVCEAGYDVAFTSRFGKIHYPLKDLGLFKLPRMSLSGNKRANIDFEIGKLLFRG, encoded by the coding sequence GTGAACAGACAGTTCTTTGTAAAAATATTCGCTTCAGCAGCATACTACCTGCGTCTCTGGCCGCTGCTGTATGCCCTGTATCCGGTTTTCCGTCGCAAGCGCCTTTTAATCGTAATGACTTTCCATCGCATAGTCCCTCAGAGCAAAACTACAGTCTTCATGACCAACTATGACCGGGGGATGGACAGCGTACAATATGAATCTCTACTACGACAACTCAAGCGTTACTTTGATTTCATCAGTCTGGACGACTTCATACGGTATGTGAAAGGTGAGGTGAAACCAGCAAAGCACTGCGCCCTGCTAACCTTTGATGACGCCGACCATGATCTGGTAGAATTCGCTGTGCCAATTCTTGTGCAGAACAACTGGCCTGCGGTGATTTTCGCCCCTACGGCTTATATAGGCACAGACAACCGGTTCTGGCACCTGAAACTGACCGATATGATGAGTAAAATTGATGATTCCCAATGGCAGAACCTGCAGTCGAACAAGCAGGTCTTTCCGGCCGAACTGAGGTTCGTGCTGGATAAACATAAGACTTTTGACGAGTCGGCAAGGCAGTCTATCGGTCGGGAAGTCATTTACAGTATGAGCGGTCTTCCGGACGATAAGATAAATGAAGTCGTCGAAAAACTGCTAACCATAGTAGAGGTACAATACTCTCTTGATGTCAGGTGCATGGACTGGCCCCAATTGGGCGAACTTGAAAAAAATGGCGTTTCTATCGAATCACATACGGTATCACATCGTAAGCTGGAATTTCTCTCGGACAAAGAGGCGTTCTCGGAACTCACCGACTCTCGCTTTGCGATTGAGGGAAATTTGAAAAAGACTGTCAGAGCGTTCTGCTATCCGGCAGGATCATACAATGAAAGGACCCCGAAGCTTGTTTGTGAGGCCGGTTACGATGTTGCATTCACGAGCCGGTTCGGTAAGATTCATTATCCTTTGAAAGACCTCGGCCTGTTTAAATTGCCCCGTATGAGCTTGTCGGGGAATAAGAGAGCCAATATTGATTTCGAAATAGGAAAATTATTGTTTCGCGGTTAA
- a CDS encoding O-antigen ligase family protein: MAKLTQKSYISSKGIQYFFYFLVCLVLTVGLFLPEPFNIVPVAIPIGVALVVLVLKKPFAGLLIYLTFFLIRPQEFVSVLMNMPVPLERLTAVLLFIALFLKFRLEDRLKLSFQPIDYGIIAFLAVAFMSVPFAIWIDRAWESWQLVLRLVIVYWFIRSLTETQRQLAILIAFVTLSTVFHAVASVVNYYRGITSYEMGIVRAIGLDTSYGAPNSLAATIVYTLPFMYYLYKKHRTRLMRVSLLIGTCIMLWCVILTGSRTGMAGVLFMALLIIWYNRNRLVNLLLLVLFSAFAWVLMPSAYQERFLSTTDLESDTSASASARGRIEGLEKGFELFINRPILGYGIGCYQAAAAMVLNRGWLQAHSLYGQLIAELGLFGILAFILWLYYLFKGLAQLSRESIADKELDRNTKFLVVSLKMQVFLLLFFGLAGHNLLRYNWYIISGLTVVMGLIVAQKNEDR; encoded by the coding sequence ATGGCTAAGCTCACACAAAAAAGTTACATATCCTCAAAGGGGATTCAGTACTTTTTCTACTTTCTTGTCTGCCTTGTACTGACAGTGGGGCTGTTCCTGCCGGAACCGTTCAATATCGTACCGGTCGCCATACCGATTGGCGTAGCTCTCGTCGTTCTTGTCCTTAAAAAGCCGTTCGCCGGACTTCTTATATACCTCACTTTCTTTCTTATCCGGCCGCAGGAATTTGTCAGTGTTCTGATGAACATGCCAGTTCCGCTGGAAAGACTAACAGCCGTTCTTCTATTTATCGCGCTGTTTCTGAAATTTCGGCTCGAAGACAGACTCAAGCTGAGCTTTCAGCCTATCGATTACGGGATAATCGCCTTTCTGGCGGTTGCTTTCATGTCAGTTCCGTTTGCCATCTGGATCGACAGGGCGTGGGAATCCTGGCAACTTGTTCTCAGACTGGTTATTGTGTACTGGTTTATAAGGTCATTGACTGAAACACAAAGACAGTTGGCCATCCTTATCGCCTTTGTGACCTTGTCCACGGTTTTTCACGCCGTCGCTTCCGTTGTAAACTATTACCGCGGCATCACTTCCTATGAAATGGGGATTGTCAGGGCGATCGGCCTCGATACCTCTTACGGAGCCCCAAACTCGCTGGCGGCGACAATCGTGTACACCCTGCCGTTCATGTACTATTTGTATAAAAAACACAGGACGCGTCTGATGCGTGTATCGCTGCTTATTGGTACCTGTATAATGTTATGGTGTGTCATTCTTACCGGCTCCCGGACGGGCATGGCCGGCGTACTTTTTATGGCATTACTTATTATCTGGTACAATAGAAACAGGCTGGTCAATTTACTCCTTTTGGTCCTGTTCAGCGCGTTTGCATGGGTCCTCATGCCGTCCGCGTATCAGGAACGATTTCTGAGCACAACCGACTTGGAATCGGACACCAGCGCGTCGGCATCGGCGCGAGGCAGAATAGAGGGGCTCGAGAAGGGGTTCGAGCTATTCATTAACCGTCCGATTCTCGGTTATGGGATAGGCTGTTATCAAGCCGCGGCGGCTATGGTTCTTAATCGTGGCTGGCTCCAGGCGCATTCGCTCTATGGTCAGCTCATCGCCGAGCTGGGATTGTTCGGTATCCTTGCCTTCATTCTATGGCTATATTACTTATTCAAGGGATTAGCGCAACTGAGTCGAGAAAGTATTGCCGATAAGGAGTTGGACCGTAATACCAAGTTTTTGGTTGTTTCGTTGAAAATGCAGGTTTTCCTTTTGCTGTTTTTTGGCCTGGCTGGCCATAATCTGCTCAGGTATAATTGGTACATTATTTCCGGCCTGACGGTGGTCATGGGGCTGATAGTCGCCCAAAAAAATGAGGATCGGTGA
- a CDS encoding oligosaccharide flippase family protein has protein sequence MRTPRERLGSNIFSSWVATAASAIIAFFMSPFLVHTLGKEQYGIWALALSIISYTALINAGMNQTLSRYAPKYYASGDDFNLNQVVNSIFLIFSISGLLVLAVSAVVAFLLIDFFNIEPRYLDISRHVILLVGLNQAISFFYVVPSALGPFHRYALTNAVEIGRNIIGAAVTVYFLMTGHGLLALATITVVMTLLSSQIRTMIRSRLIPQIRYSIKYITRLRIAEMLNYGGISFLIMTAYLVIFNTDNIVIGLYLSTTAVTFYSIAGSLMGYIRVIAHAVSIPLVPLVSHLDSTADMDEIKKLFYSTARQLYYIYAAIGVSILVLGDSFIYLWMGNEFGSTVTVLWILIVPTCVCLPLSTASSVLLGIGKHKKLFYLLAVEAVSNIVLSIILVQRWGIYGVAWGTAIPQIVIYVLVYPIMFHRIIESDVKIFYNDIGRVVLLSVLTALPPALLLDRFVAVDGWPGLLIKSAGVVIAVMTVFWWKLMNQQQRERLLKRFARGQANR, from the coding sequence ATGAGAACTCCCAGAGAACGGCTTGGTTCAAATATATTCTCCAGTTGGGTTGCGACTGCTGCATCGGCAATCATTGCGTTCTTCATGAGTCCTTTTCTGGTGCACACGCTTGGCAAGGAGCAGTATGGCATCTGGGCTCTGGCTCTTTCGATAATATCCTATACCGCTCTCATAAACGCGGGGATGAACCAGACTCTGTCACGCTACGCCCCGAAGTATTACGCTTCCGGAGATGATTTCAATCTCAATCAGGTAGTCAATTCCATCTTTCTCATATTCAGCATCAGCGGGCTCTTGGTACTGGCGGTAAGTGCGGTGGTCGCGTTTTTACTGATCGATTTTTTCAATATCGAACCGCGGTACCTCGATATATCAAGACATGTTATATTGCTCGTAGGTCTGAATCAGGCCATTTCCTTCTTCTATGTAGTTCCTTCTGCCTTGGGTCCGTTTCACAGGTACGCGCTGACCAATGCCGTGGAAATAGGCAGAAATATTATAGGGGCCGCCGTTACAGTCTATTTTCTTATGACCGGTCATGGTCTGTTGGCTTTGGCGACAATCACCGTCGTTATGACCCTGTTGTCCTCACAAATAAGGACCATGATCCGAAGCAGGCTTATTCCCCAGATTCGATACTCGATAAAGTATATTACCAGACTGAGAATCGCCGAAATGCTGAATTACGGGGGAATCAGCTTTCTGATAATGACCGCCTATCTGGTGATATTCAACACTGATAATATTGTCATCGGTCTTTACCTCTCCACTACCGCCGTTACGTTCTACAGCATCGCCGGAAGTCTCATGGGCTATATCAGGGTGATTGCCCATGCCGTAAGTATTCCTCTGGTGCCGCTTGTCAGTCACCTTGACTCCACAGCGGATATGGATGAAATAAAAAAGCTCTTTTACAGCACCGCCAGGCAGCTCTACTATATCTACGCAGCAATTGGCGTTTCCATTCTGGTGCTGGGTGACTCCTTTATATACCTGTGGATGGGAAATGAATTCGGCAGCACTGTCACGGTACTGTGGATTCTCATCGTGCCAACGTGTGTATGTTTACCATTGTCGACGGCCAGTTCCGTGCTGCTGGGCATTGGCAAACACAAGAAATTATTCTATCTGCTGGCGGTAGAAGCGGTCAGCAATATTGTTTTGAGTATAATTCTTGTTCAGCGATGGGGTATATATGGTGTCGCCTGGGGTACAGCCATCCCACAGATTGTTATATACGTTCTGGTTTATCCGATTATGTTCCATAGAATAATTGAATCTGATGTCAAAATCTTCTATAATGATATCGGTCGCGTTGTCTTGTTAAGCGTATTGACGGCCTTACCACCGGCCTTACTCCTCGACAGGTTTGTCGCAGTCGACGGTTGGCCGGGTCTGCTGATTAAGAGTGCTGGGGTGGTTATCGCCGTGATGACGGTATTCTGGTGGAAACTGATGAATCAACAGCAGAGAGAGCGGTTACTAAAAAGATTTGCCAGAGGGCAAGCCAACCGGTAA